A stretch of the Helicoverpa zea isolate HzStark_Cry1AcR chromosome 29, ilHelZeax1.1, whole genome shotgun sequence genome encodes the following:
- the LOC124644295 gene encoding zinc finger protein 41-like isoform X1, which produces MSGENTEVETYFGKCRCCLSYGYLKNMWIEHKYEGETEIYGEMLVQCFALTWNISEEAMDHDQICESCIGRLRDANEFKKIVMDAQEELLQQVDVIEVKEEKMEAEFLEDNESDGDIQTEYAEIEPKGESVQIETEYEEVEYLEEDDDGTNQTVDTDSSQLTDQPTPARRKKQPRKQDPDEDEPKRKWPKKLPKAERHKTYKQYSEEDLRNCLEEVRNQELSINEAARRYNIPMKTICGRLREEPKDVQIDNTTKSKLESKLKKARTKLTIFKTTSVMDAKTKKLIELNKLKAKQNNLKAKNVKKDSENDEEVKVFAAEIIEPKIEEIDEPVDAEQIRTRYKAIVNEKFKEGNREPEKAEVNEMNKHRENIKTILVHSNATLIKALGSNGYYCHFCGIQTEKPLDLKRHNLESHSVVNDGVIKVKYVSNLVLRLDITDLKCKLCDKNIETLEDFFDHLTKIHDKVLHTDIKNHIIPFKFNTESLECVICRREYKYFKLLSEHMSDHYRNYECSSCERAFVNKQAMQSHSYRHNKGLFKCSHCPKVFDSRPKKSVHERVIHAWSNKTRKCAFCSERFATKDMVQSHEVKVHGVKPTVYSCQACNKSYTSQGSLITHRRRFHLMVRPHKCSFCEMAFFSKIELRSHTVTHTKTRDFKCEMCTKTFGTRCSLNQHVKTHLDDRKFNCGVCDRGFVHRTTWRVHMRTKHSKIV; this is translated from the exons ATGTCGGGAGAAAATACTGAAGTCGAAACTTATTTCGGTAAATGTAGGTGTTGTCTTTCCTACGGCTACCTAAAAAACATGTGGATAGAACATAAATACGAGGGAGAAACAGAGATTTACGGCGAGATGCTAGTTCAATGTTTTGCTTTGACT TGGAATATATCTGAGGAAGCTATGGATCACGATCAGATCTGCGAGTCCTGCATCGGTCGGCTGCGAGATGCGAATGAGTTCAAGAAGATTGTCATGGACGCACAGGAGGAACTTCTACAGCAGGTCGATG TTATTGAAgtcaaagaagaaaaaatggaAGCAGAGTTTCTTGAAGACAATGAGAGTGATGGAGACATACAGACGGAGTACGCTGAAATAGAACCTAAGGGTGAGAGCGTCCAAATTGAGACGGAGTATGAAGAAGTAGAGTATTTGGAGGAGGACGATGATGGAACTAATCAGACTGTTGATACCG ATTCTTCACAACTGACGGACCAACCCACGCCTGCGAGACGGAAGAAGCAGCCCAGAAAACAAGACCCAGATGAAGATGAGCCAAAAAGAAAATGGCCAAAAAAGCTACCGAAAGCAGAAAGGCATAAAACATACAAGCAATATTCCGAGGAAGACCTTAGAAACTGCTTGGAGGAGGTCAGGAATCAGGAGTTGTCTATCAATGAAGCGGCCAGGAGGTATAATATTCCTATGAAGACCATTTGTGGAAGATTGAGAGAGGAACCCAAAG ATGTCCAGATTGACAATACAACGAAATCCAAATTGGAATCAAAACTAAAGAAAGCGAGGACAAAACTAACCATATTTAAGACAACCTCGGTAATGGATGCGAAAACTAAAAAGCTTATCGAACTCAATAAATTAAAggcaaaacaaaacaatctgAAAGCTAAAAACGTTAAAAAAGACAGTGAAAATGATGAAGAGGTGAAAGTATTCGCTGCTGAGATCATAGAACCAAAAATTGAAGAAATAGATGAACCGGTTGATGCTGAACAGATACGAACGCGATATAAAGCAATAGTGAACGAGAAATTCAAGGAAGGCAACAGAGAGCCAGAGAAAGCTGAAGTTAACGAAATGAATAAACACAGAGagaatataaaaactattctagttCATTCTAACGCTACATTAATCAAAGCGCTTGGGAGTAACGGGTACTATTGTCACTTTTGTGGCATACAGACAGAAAAGCCACTTGATTTGAAACGGCATAACTTAGAATCTCATAGCGTCGTGAATGATGGAgtcataaaagtaaaatacGTGTCCAACTTAGTTTTAAGGCTAGATATTACAGATCTCAAATGTAAACTTTgcgacaaaaatattgaaactttAGAAGATTTTTTCGATCACCTAACCAAAATTCATGATAAAGTCTTGCATACTGATATCAAAAATCATATAATTCCCTTCAAATTTAATACCGAGTCTCTTGAATGTGTGATTTGTAGGAGGgagtataaatatttcaagttacTTTCAGAGCATATGAGTGACCACTATAGAAATTACGAATGTTCGTCATGCGAACGAGCATTCGTGAACAAGCAAGCAATGCAAAGTCACAGCTATAGACATAATAAAGGACTCTTTAAATGCTCTCATTGTCCAAAAGTTTTCGATTCGAGACCCAAAAAAAGTGTTCACGAACGAGTCATCCATGCCTGGTCGAATAAAACTCGAAAATGCGCTTTCTGCAGCGAAAGATTTGCGACCAAAGACATGGTTCAAAGCCACGAAGTTAAAGTGCATGGCGTCAAACCTACAGTATATTCTTGCCAAGCTTGCAACAAATCTTATACTAGCCAGGGTTCCTTGATAACTCACAGAAGAAGGTTCCACTTAATGGTGAGACCTCACAAGTGCTCGTTTTGTGAGATGGCATTTTTCTCCAAAATAGAACTGAGGTCCCATACAGTTACTCATACGAAAACGAGGGATTTTAAATGTGAAATGTGTACTAAGACGTTTGGTACGCGATGTAGCTTGAACCAGCATGTTAAGACCCACTTGGACGATCGGAAGTTTAACTGTGGGGTTTGTGATCGCGGCTTCGTACATAGGACAACTTGGAGAGTTCATATGAGGACTAAGCATAGTAAAATCGTGTAG
- the LOC124644295 gene encoding zinc finger protein 184-like isoform X2: MSGENTEVETYFGKCRCCLSYGYLKNMWIEHKYEGETEIYGEMLVQCFALTWNISEEAMDHDQICESCIGRLRDANEFKKIVMDAQEELLQQVDVIEVKEEKMEAEFLEDNESDGDIQTEYAEIEPKGESVQIETEYEEVEYLEEDDDGTNQTVDTDSSQLTDQPTPARRKKQPRKQDPDEDEPKRKWPKKLPKAERHKTYKQYSEEDLRNCLEEVRNQELSINEAARRYNIPMKTICGRLREEPKDVQIDNTTRSKLEPNVKKTSTVDAKTKKLIELNKLKEKRTNLKAKNVKKVSPSESIEPNEEMDDPVDAEKMRTQHKAIVNDKFKEGNEMNKHRENIKTILINSNATLIKAVPINGFYCHFCGIQTEKPLDLKRHNLASHSVVNDEVIKVKYVSNLVLKLDITDLKCKLCDKNIDTLEDFFDHLTKIHDKVIHTDIKNHIIPFKFNTESLQCVICRREYKFFKLLSEHMSDHYRNYECSSCERAFINKQAMQTHSYRHNKGLFKCSHCPKIFDSRPKINEHERVVHAWSSKTRKCAFCSKRFPSKDMVQKHEVKIHGAEPTIYSCDACDKAYTSQGSLIAHRNRFHLMARPHKCSFCEMAFYSKMELKSHTVTHTKTREFKCGTCSKTFGTRCNLNQHARSHSDDRRYHCVTCDHGFVHRTTWRVHMRTQHGKIV, translated from the exons ATGTCGGGAGAAAATACTGAAGTCGAAACTTATTTCGGTAAATGTAGGTGTTGTCTTTCCTACGGCTACCTAAAAAACATGTGGATAGAACATAAATACGAGGGAGAAACAGAGATTTACGGCGAGATGCTAGTTCAATGTTTTGCTTTGACT TGGAATATATCTGAGGAAGCTATGGATCACGATCAGATCTGCGAGTCCTGCATCGGTCGGCTGCGAGATGCGAATGAGTTCAAGAAGATTGTCATGGACGCACAGGAGGAACTTCTACAGCAGGTCGATG TTATTGAAgtcaaagaagaaaaaatggaAGCAGAGTTTCTTGAAGACAATGAGAGTGATGGAGACATACAGACGGAGTACGCTGAAATAGAACCTAAGGGTGAGAGCGTCCAAATTGAGACGGAGTATGAAGAAGTAGAGTATTTGGAGGAGGACGATGATGGAACTAATCAGACTGTTGATACCG ATTCTTCACAACTGACGGACCAACCCACGCCTGCGAGACGGAAGAAGCAGCCCAGAAAACAAGACCCAGATGAAGATGAGCCAAAAAGAAAATGGCCAAAAAAGCTACCGAAAGCAGAAAGGCATAAAACATACAAGCAATATTCCGAGGAAGACCTTAGAAACTGCTTGGAGGAGGTCAGGAATCAGGAGTTGTCTATCAATGAAGCGGCCAGGAGGTATAATATTCCTATGAAGACCATTTGTGGAAGATTGAGAGAGGAACCCAAAG ATGTCCAGATTGACAATACAACAAGATCAAAATTGGAACCAAATGTAAAGAAAACCTCGACAGTGGATGCGAAAACTAAAAAACTTATCGAactcaataaattaaaagaaaaacgaaCCAATCTGAAAGCTAAAAACGTTAAGAAAGTATCCCCTTCTGAGAGCATTGAACCCAACGAAGAAATGGATGACCCGGTTGACGCTGAAAAAATGCGTACGCAACATAAAGCAATAGTGAACGATAAATTCAAGGAAGGCAACGAAATGAATAAGCACAGGGAgaatataaaaactatattaatCAATTCTAACGCTACATTAATCAAAGCGGTTCCTATAAATGGTTTCTATTGTCACTTTTGTGGTATACAGACAGAAAAGCCACTTGATTTGAAACGGCATAACTTAGCATCTCATAGCGTTGTCAATGATGaagtaataaaagtaaaatacgtCTCaaacttagttttaaaactagaTATTACCGATCTCAAGTGTAAACTTTGCGACAAAAATATTGATACTTTAGAAGATTTTTTCGATCACCTAACCAAAATTCATGATAAAGTCATACATACTGATATCAAAAATCATATAATTCCCTTCAAATTTAATACCGAGTCTCTTCAGTGTGTGATTTGTAGGAGGGAGTATAAATTTTTCAAGTTACTTTCAGAGCATATGAGTGACCACTATAGAAATTACGAATGTTCGTCATGCGAACGAGCTTTTATAAACAAACAGGCGATGCAAACTCACAGCTATAGACATAATAAAGGACTCTTCAAATGCTCTCACTGTCCAAAAATTTTCGATTCGCGTCCTAAAATAAACGAACACGAGCGAGTGGTCCACGCTTGGTCGAGTAAAACGCGAAAATGCGCTTTCTGCAGCAAAAGATTCCCTTCCAAAGATATGGTACAGAAGCACGAAGTGAAGATACACGGAGCAGAACCTACAATATATTCGTGTGACGCCTGTGACAAGGCCTATACTAGCCAGGGTTCATTGATAGCTCATAGAAACAGGTTCCACTTAATGGCACGACCACACAAGTGCTCGTTTTGCGAAATGGCATTTTACTCGAAGATGGAACTGAAGTCCCATACGGTGACACACACGAAAACGAGGGAGTTTAAATGTGGAACGTGTTCGAAGACGTTTGGTACGCGGTGTAATTTGAACCAGCACGCTAGGTCTCATTCTGACGATAGAAGGTATCATTGTGTAACTTGTGACCACGGCTTCGTGCATAGGACAACTTGGAGAGTTCATATGAGGACTCAGCATggtaaaattgtttaa
- the LOC124644296 gene encoding zinc finger protein 25-like isoform X1, whose amino-acid sequence MAAVKNNGPIIDPALCRCCRAIKKCRVLTSEYTWMEKKEVYADMVMDCFGILLSHVDDNDKDCGVCATCVVRLRDACAFRQQVLQCEELFLSAKLEDKDTLGGEITEPKIDKPQMDIELKIEPKDDCSEISGGADHDDDMSMDYPEDVQEIKAPKKEDVPTNDETQKPELPLDEDSKLDDDDDDESDWSASSSDSDKPIKKKAKKKAKSNGAQKKKKVAVKKQKAGTSSKKSPKTIKKPPVEKKHNYDRDLDCMSEENLLTIIQYSYVCPFKNRRNNYYCFYCKDYYPKPEDLREHTVSHDTKPFQLLMGYKKMIKIDITRIDCRLCPQKIDDLNVFKQHIDQVHGKKIYFEAPDKMLLYKLTWNDLVCVMCNDVFEDFNTLNTHMVEHFSNYTCDICGVCFLEKPRLDAHLKRHKDDERHTCEVCGKVFKSNHYKDMHVDIVHKKKAIIRCPRCDECFMSYALKNKHLTEAHGQKRTYPCNLCDKVYNRQKTLTEHQRRNHQKVLKHQCEYCDQRFYLPSRLKEHMATHTGERNFRCEYCEKSYPRLKSLQYHIRTHTNDRRYRCHICGQAFIQNASLKSHIKSHHPECDIEGCYF is encoded by the exons ATGGCTGCAGTTAAGAATAATGGGCCGATAATAGACCCAGCGTTGTGTCGATGCTGCAGGGCTATTAAAAAATGTCGAGTTCTCACATCGGAGTACACTTGGATGGAGAAAAAGGAAGTATATGCTGACATGGTCATGGACTGCTTTGGAATATtg CTATCTCACGTAGATGACAACGACAAGGATTGCGGCGTGTGTGCTACGTGTGTCGTACGCCTGCGCGACGCATGCGCATTCAGGCAACAAGTGCTGCAATGTGAGGAGTTGTTCCTCAGCGCTAAGCTCGAAGACAAGGATACACTGGGTGGTGAGATTACTG AACCGAAGATAGATAAGCCACAAATGGATATAGAACTGAAGATAGAGCCGAAAGATGACTGCAGCGAGATATCCGGAGGAGCAGACCACGATGATGACATGTCCATGGATTATCCTGAGGACGTTCAAG AAATTAAAGCCCCCAAAAAAGAAGATGTACCAACAAATGATGAGACTCAAAAACCGGAGCTACCTCTAGATGAAGACTCGAAgctagatgatgatgatgatgacgagaGCGACTGGTCGGCTTCATCATCAGACTCCGATAAACCTATCAAGAAGAAGGCAAAGAAGAAAGCTAAGAGTAATGGCGCTCAGAAAAAGAAGAAGGTCGCTGTTAAGAAGCAGAAAGCTG GTACATCATCAAAAAAATCACCGAAAACTATCAAAAAACCTCCCGTTGAGAAGAAACATAATTACGACAGAGATTTAGACTGTATGTCCGAAGAAAATCTGCTAACTATCATACAGTATTCTTATGTATGTCCCTTTAAAAACAGACGAAATAACTACTATTGCTTCTACTGCAAAGATTATTACCCAAAGCCAGAAGATTTGAGAGAACACACAGTTTCTCATGACACTAAACCATTCCAATTACTTATGGGATACAAAAAAATGATCAAAATTGATATTACAAGAATAGATTGCAGGCTCTGTCCTCAAAAAATAGACGACTTAAACGTTTTCAAACAACATATAGATCAGGTtcatggtaaaaaaatatattttgaggcTCCGGATAAAATGTTACTTTACAAATTAACTTGGAACGATTTAGTTTGTGTTATGTGTAATGAtgtttttgaagattttaacACTTTAAACACACATATGGTTGAACATTTCAGTAATTATACTTGTGATATATGTGGAGTCTGCTTTTTGGAAAAACCGAGGCTCGATGCTCATTTAAAAAGACATAAGGACGATGAACGTCATACTTGTGAAGTCTGTGGCAAAGTTTTTAAATCTAACCATTATAAAGACATGCATGTAGATATAGTACATAAGAAGAAGGCTATAATAAGATGTCCTCGTTGTGATGAATGTTTCATGTCCTATgcgttaaaaaataaacacttgaCCGAGGCCCATGGACAAAAGAGAACGTACCCATGTAATTTATGTGACAAAGTTTATAATAGACAAAAGACATTAACAGAACATCAAAGGAGGAACCACCAAAAAGTTTTGAAGCACCAATGTGAGTATTGCGATCAGAGGTTTTATTTGCCGTCCCGGTTAAAAGAGCATATGGCAACTCATACCGGGGAAAGGAATTTTAGATGTGAATATTGTGAAAAGAGTTATCCACGGTTAAAATCTTTGCAGTATCATATTAGGACTCATACAAATGATAGGAGGTACCGTTGTCACATATGTGGGCAGGCGTTTATTCAAAATGCTAGCTTGAAATCACATATAAAAAGTCATCATCCCGAGTGTGATATTGAAGGATGCTACTTTTAa
- the LOC124644296 gene encoding zinc finger protein 25-like isoform X2, translating to MAAVKNNGPIIDPALCRCCRAIKKCRVLTSEYTWMEKKEVYADMVMDCFGILLSHVDDNDKDCGVCATCVVRLRDACAFRQQVLQCEELFLSAKLEDKDTLGEPKIDKPQMDIELKIEPKDDCSEISGGADHDDDMSMDYPEDVQEIKAPKKEDVPTNDETQKPELPLDEDSKLDDDDDDESDWSASSSDSDKPIKKKAKKKAKSNGAQKKKKVAVKKQKAGTSSKKSPKTIKKPPVEKKHNYDRDLDCMSEENLLTIIQYSYVCPFKNRRNNYYCFYCKDYYPKPEDLREHTVSHDTKPFQLLMGYKKMIKIDITRIDCRLCPQKIDDLNVFKQHIDQVHGKKIYFEAPDKMLLYKLTWNDLVCVMCNDVFEDFNTLNTHMVEHFSNYTCDICGVCFLEKPRLDAHLKRHKDDERHTCEVCGKVFKSNHYKDMHVDIVHKKKAIIRCPRCDECFMSYALKNKHLTEAHGQKRTYPCNLCDKVYNRQKTLTEHQRRNHQKVLKHQCEYCDQRFYLPSRLKEHMATHTGERNFRCEYCEKSYPRLKSLQYHIRTHTNDRRYRCHICGQAFIQNASLKSHIKSHHPECDIEGCYF from the exons ATGGCTGCAGTTAAGAATAATGGGCCGATAATAGACCCAGCGTTGTGTCGATGCTGCAGGGCTATTAAAAAATGTCGAGTTCTCACATCGGAGTACACTTGGATGGAGAAAAAGGAAGTATATGCTGACATGGTCATGGACTGCTTTGGAATATtg CTATCTCACGTAGATGACAACGACAAGGATTGCGGCGTGTGTGCTACGTGTGTCGTACGCCTGCGCGACGCATGCGCATTCAGGCAACAAGTGCTGCAATGTGAGGAGTTGTTCCTCAGCGCTAAGCTCGAAGACAAGGATACACTGGGTG AACCGAAGATAGATAAGCCACAAATGGATATAGAACTGAAGATAGAGCCGAAAGATGACTGCAGCGAGATATCCGGAGGAGCAGACCACGATGATGACATGTCCATGGATTATCCTGAGGACGTTCAAG AAATTAAAGCCCCCAAAAAAGAAGATGTACCAACAAATGATGAGACTCAAAAACCGGAGCTACCTCTAGATGAAGACTCGAAgctagatgatgatgatgatgacgagaGCGACTGGTCGGCTTCATCATCAGACTCCGATAAACCTATCAAGAAGAAGGCAAAGAAGAAAGCTAAGAGTAATGGCGCTCAGAAAAAGAAGAAGGTCGCTGTTAAGAAGCAGAAAGCTG GTACATCATCAAAAAAATCACCGAAAACTATCAAAAAACCTCCCGTTGAGAAGAAACATAATTACGACAGAGATTTAGACTGTATGTCCGAAGAAAATCTGCTAACTATCATACAGTATTCTTATGTATGTCCCTTTAAAAACAGACGAAATAACTACTATTGCTTCTACTGCAAAGATTATTACCCAAAGCCAGAAGATTTGAGAGAACACACAGTTTCTCATGACACTAAACCATTCCAATTACTTATGGGATACAAAAAAATGATCAAAATTGATATTACAAGAATAGATTGCAGGCTCTGTCCTCAAAAAATAGACGACTTAAACGTTTTCAAACAACATATAGATCAGGTtcatggtaaaaaaatatattttgaggcTCCGGATAAAATGTTACTTTACAAATTAACTTGGAACGATTTAGTTTGTGTTATGTGTAATGAtgtttttgaagattttaacACTTTAAACACACATATGGTTGAACATTTCAGTAATTATACTTGTGATATATGTGGAGTCTGCTTTTTGGAAAAACCGAGGCTCGATGCTCATTTAAAAAGACATAAGGACGATGAACGTCATACTTGTGAAGTCTGTGGCAAAGTTTTTAAATCTAACCATTATAAAGACATGCATGTAGATATAGTACATAAGAAGAAGGCTATAATAAGATGTCCTCGTTGTGATGAATGTTTCATGTCCTATgcgttaaaaaataaacacttgaCCGAGGCCCATGGACAAAAGAGAACGTACCCATGTAATTTATGTGACAAAGTTTATAATAGACAAAAGACATTAACAGAACATCAAAGGAGGAACCACCAAAAAGTTTTGAAGCACCAATGTGAGTATTGCGATCAGAGGTTTTATTTGCCGTCCCGGTTAAAAGAGCATATGGCAACTCATACCGGGGAAAGGAATTTTAGATGTGAATATTGTGAAAAGAGTTATCCACGGTTAAAATCTTTGCAGTATCATATTAGGACTCATACAAATGATAGGAGGTACCGTTGTCACATATGTGGGCAGGCGTTTATTCAAAATGCTAGCTTGAAATCACATATAAAAAGTCATCATCCCGAGTGTGATATTGAAGGATGCTACTTTTAa